A section of the Leptospira kobayashii genome encodes:
- a CDS encoding 5-(carboxyamino)imidazole ribonucleotide synthase — MAKRKIGILGSGQLGQMMIQEANLLGFDVICYSPDSNSPSKKAGALEITGEYSDHKKLSDFLSGIDVLSFEFENIPSTTLDFLEEYSSKNRLNIYPPPSSLKIAQDRFLEKSHFLHLGLKTPKFHHLTSSNANDSVSIPFPWIIKTLRFGYDGKGQVKVTNDSEFSKFKSTHFATGREEYLIEEVIPFDLEISVILSRFTDGESISYGTIENIHKHHILDVSIFPARVSGDLKDKAVSIAKTLADSLSYVGTVGVEFFVKNGDLYLNEFAPRPHNSGHFSQDCGSFSQFLLHILAITNQKFPTKFNPEPTVMKNILGHEYTESLKKCFELISDDRYRLHLYSKEDPRVGRKMGHINFAGKFEDIDPLFFTI; from the coding sequence ATGGCTAAACGTAAAATTGGAATTTTAGGCTCTGGGCAATTGGGTCAGATGATGATTCAGGAAGCCAATTTGCTAGGTTTTGATGTGATCTGTTATTCTCCCGATTCCAATTCCCCTTCCAAAAAAGCGGGAGCTTTGGAAATCACCGGAGAGTATTCCGATCATAAAAAATTATCCGATTTTCTATCCGGAATTGACGTGCTTAGTTTTGAGTTCGAAAATATTCCGAGCACTACTCTTGATTTTTTAGAAGAGTATTCATCCAAAAACAGGCTGAATATTTATCCGCCTCCTTCCTCTTTAAAGATCGCACAAGATCGTTTTTTGGAAAAATCCCATTTTTTGCATTTAGGACTGAAAACACCGAAGTTTCATCATTTAACAAGTAGTAATGCGAATGATTCGGTCTCCATTCCCTTTCCCTGGATCATCAAAACTTTAAGATTCGGATATGATGGAAAGGGCCAAGTCAAAGTAACAAACGATTCCGAATTTTCAAAATTCAAATCGACCCATTTTGCGACCGGTAGGGAAGAATATCTGATCGAAGAAGTGATTCCATTTGATTTGGAAATCAGCGTGATTTTAAGTAGATTTACGGACGGTGAATCCATTTCTTACGGAACGATTGAAAACATCCACAAACATCATATTCTGGATGTCTCCATATTCCCTGCTCGTGTTTCCGGGGATTTAAAAGATAAGGCAGTATCGATTGCCAAAACTCTTGCCGACTCGCTTTCTTATGTAGGTACTGTAGGAGTTGAGTTTTTTGTGAAAAACGGTGATTTGTATTTGAATGAATTTGCTCCACGCCCGCATAACTCCGGTCATTTTAGTCAGGATTGCGGTTCTTTTTCCCAGTTTTTACTTCATATTCTTGCGATTACAAATCAAAAATTTCCTACAAAATTCAATCCTGAACCCACAGTTATGAAAAATATCTTGGGCCATGAATATACCGAGTCTTTGAAAAAATGTTTCGAATTGATCAGTGACGATCGTTATCGTTTGCATTTATATTCCAAAGAGGATCCGAGAGTGGGAAGAAAAATGGGGCATATCAATTTTGCGGGAAAATTCGAGGATATAGACCCTTTGTTTTTTACGATTTAA
- the purE gene encoding 5-(carboxyamino)imidazole ribonucleotide mutase: MKGKVAVIMGSYSDWETMKESCKLLEEFSIPYHKEIVSAHRSPELMFEFAKSARENGYSIIIAGAGGAAHLPGMVAALTTLPVLGVPVQSKALSGQDSLLSIVQMPKGVPVGTLAIGTSGAANAALLAIRILSISNPGLHEDLSLYAEKSKEEAISRNKDLLI, translated from the coding sequence ATCAAGGGAAAAGTTGCTGTCATCATGGGGTCCTATTCCGATTGGGAAACGATGAAGGAGTCTTGCAAGCTTTTGGAAGAGTTCTCCATTCCCTATCATAAGGAAATCGTTTCGGCACACCGTTCCCCCGAATTGATGTTTGAATTTGCAAAAAGTGCAAGGGAAAACGGATATTCCATCATTATCGCCGGTGCCGGTGGTGCCGCACACTTACCAGGTATGGTTGCCGCACTCACCACATTGCCAGTATTAGGTGTCCCCGTTCAATCCAAAGCACTCTCGGGCCAGGATAGTTTGCTTTCCATCGTGCAAATGCCAAAAGGTGTTCCCGTGGGAACACTTGCCATTGGAACGAGCGGTGCTGCCAATGCTGCTCTTCTGGCAATTCGGATTCTTTCCATTTCCAATCCCGGTTTGCATGAGGATCTTTCTTTGTATGCGGAAAAAAGCAAGGAAGAAGCTATTTCACGTAACAAAGATTTGTTGATTTAA
- a CDS encoding UDP-N-acetylmuramoyl-tripeptide--D-alanyl-D-alanine ligase: MISHFRYSLFTVLKVLNQKNDFGPDSDFLFKFISTSSVECKPGTLFVPLKDKRDGHDFIPDAISRGADYFLCEKGNPILQKLSESDKRKAILVKDGLISLGMLAHFHKNRFSPLIIAVTGSSGKTTTKELIGNLFQFLPKSSLVVTEKNYNNEIGVPFTLFRITESTQVVVCEMGMNHRGEIARLSRIANPNISLITNIGSAHIEYLKKPENIALEKADITEGMDESGMLFLPEDASYLGEVKTYLKKKKKNLILWKQSEKSDLKILKKSKDGFLLSYRGNQVHWKIPGITLLSNVRGMLAIGEYLKLPEAHLVKAIETYRSPDKRLNIQKKHYTIINDTYNANPESMESSILASVQIASGKPLVWVLGTMKELGKYSKHYHRKVGTVLKDFPEGILLTYGKDAREIANARKIGFNLSFDETENDRILLVKWIKEHASKGTVILVKGSRSMKMETLVADWEE; encoded by the coding sequence ATGATCTCTCATTTTCGATATTCTTTGTTTACCGTTCTCAAAGTATTAAATCAAAAGAATGATTTTGGACCGGATTCCGATTTTCTTTTCAAATTCATTTCCACTTCCTCTGTCGAGTGTAAACCGGGAACACTGTTTGTTCCTTTAAAGGACAAAAGGGATGGTCATGATTTTATCCCCGATGCGATTTCCAGGGGAGCTGATTATTTTTTATGTGAAAAGGGAAATCCCATCTTGCAAAAGTTAAGCGAATCCGACAAAAGAAAGGCAATTTTAGTCAAAGATGGCCTGATCAGTCTAGGAATGCTCGCGCATTTTCATAAAAACCGCTTTTCCCCTCTGATCATTGCAGTAACCGGTTCTTCCGGAAAAACCACAACTAAAGAGCTGATCGGAAACTTGTTTCAGTTTTTACCTAAGTCTAGTTTGGTGGTTACTGAAAAAAATTATAACAACGAAATAGGTGTACCTTTTACTTTATTCAGAATTACTGAGTCCACTCAAGTTGTAGTTTGCGAGATGGGTATGAATCATCGGGGAGAGATAGCGAGACTTTCCAGGATTGCAAATCCGAACATCAGCCTCATTACCAATATCGGTTCGGCTCATATAGAGTATTTGAAAAAGCCCGAAAACATCGCATTGGAAAAAGCGGATATCACGGAAGGTATGGATGAGTCGGGTATGCTCTTTTTACCGGAAGATGCCTCTTATTTGGGTGAAGTGAAAACCTATCTTAAAAAGAAAAAAAAGAATCTAATTCTTTGGAAACAATCCGAAAAATCCGATCTCAAAATTCTAAAAAAGTCCAAAGACGGATTCTTACTATCTTACCGTGGCAATCAGGTTCACTGGAAAATTCCAGGGATCACTCTTTTAAGCAATGTTAGGGGAATGTTGGCTATAGGAGAATACTTGAAATTGCCCGAAGCCCATTTGGTGAAAGCGATCGAAACCTATCGATCCCCTGACAAAAGATTGAACATTCAAAAGAAACATTATACGATCATAAACGATACTTATAACGCAAATCCCGAATCCATGGAATCCTCGATTCTCGCAAGTGTGCAAATCGCTTCGGGAAAACCTCTGGTTTGGGTGCTTGGAACTATGAAGGAGTTGGGAAAATACTCCAAACACTATCACAGGAAAGTGGGAACTGTTTTGAAAGATTTTCCCGAAGGGATTTTACTTACTTACGGAAAAGACGCACGGGAAATCGCAAATGCGAGAAAAATAGGATTCAATCTGTCTTTTGATGAAACGGAAAATGATCGAATTCTCCTTGTTAAATGGATCAAAGAACATGCCTCAAAGGGGACCGTGATTTTGGTCAAAGGCTCCCGTTCCATGAAAATGGAAACATTGGTTGCCGATTGGGAAGAATAA